The DNA sequence TCTGTCAGGCGACTAATCTGCACATGAGCAATGGAATATTAGAAACGAGTAAATTCAAGACAAATGTTATGAAAATAAAGCAACTTTGTATGGACAGTCCTCCATCCAGTAATTCCCAAACACTTCCTagctaaataatttattgttccATGCCTTGTAATATGAGTCTTAAGTATTTATGAGTCAAAGAGTCTATGAGTCAATGAGTTCACGAGTAAGTGCAGTTACCCAAAACCATAAAATGAAAGCTAAAACTTCAGAATGCTTAGGCCTAATTACTGAAACGAGGGCTTAGACTTAATCAATAAGTTATTGCTATATTGATTGTGAGTCTCACTGGCTCATGACTCATTGACTCGTAAAACATCCGTTCTCttgtaatattttatttatcacCACATAAAATGTCCCTTTGGGTCACTGGCAAAGCAtatttttgtacaaaaaggcAGGACGAAAAAGTCTGCAATAAACCATATATGATTTCTCCTTCAGCCTACAACAGGTTGTCAATCATACATCAAAGTGAATGAAACAACAAATGATATGTTCAGTTTGTAAACGAGACAAGTTTAGGAGAAGTAAAGAAATAACTATTACCAGATATTCTAAACTTGGAAGTACTTCTGgcttttctttgtattttcttcTCTGCGGCCATTCATGGATTATCACAAGAAGCACATTCTTTCCACATTTTTCCATCAAGCAATCTGCACGCACTTCATCCATTGCTCTGCTCCAGGATAACTTCTTACTTTTAACTCTGTCTTGTACCTAAGAAAATTATTGGAGTATGACAATGACTTAACTGAAAAAGTACATTATATTTCATTTATCATTGAAAAGGCTTGAAAAACCTTGGAGATGAAAAGGCCTTATCCCAACCCCTGGTATTACCATCTGCCCAGCCATAGCCATTATGCTAGGCTAGGGATCAACAAGTGCCTAGATGGACCGTCAGAAATGGAATGGACCGGTATGGAGGGTATCTTCAGCTTCTATGAAAAAGAATTTGTTTGACAGGatattattttctcttcattttttttaagaatgaGTTTTAGCTGTCTTatttcattgcatttttttgtttgcaccttttttctttttcgtttgcCTTAAAATCCCGACTCCACCAGTGTAGTACTAGGGTGCATTTTGCATTTACAATGTTAAAAGCATATTTGCTCTCCTTTCCTACAATAGTGAAAGTTCTTTAGGCATTTATCCATTGTTTTATATTGATCGAGATAAAGTTCGGTGCTCACAGCTTCCATGTGTAACGTTGCAGCGGATGTTCAGGGATAGAATTGACAAGTTCCCGTTTAAATTGCAAACATAAAAGTTTGGATATCTTTTCTtgttgtaataaataaatatacgGTACATATCAAtttgaaaaacagcaaaaatcaaTAAACAAACTCCCGTCTGACTGACAATACTTAATTATGCGTTACCTTCAGCCAAAAGTCCTTGTCAAATTTCATCTCAAACTCATAGTCGCGATCTGTAGATTCACTATCAGAGTTTCTGTTTTCCATTTCCCTTTCTTCAACAGGAATTACTAAATACTTGTCTTTGTTGGAATCCATTGCTGTTTCGAACGCCCATATGCCAGAAAACACCCAAAATATTGGTCTCGCTGTTATCGCTTTACGTGCTTTGGATTGGCTGAATACTTTAAGCGGATGTTGCAATGTTTGCATATTTATGCAACCGGAACTTACTCGACAAGGGCCCAGTTTATTGCAGTGCGCTATTACCGTCTGCACAAAACGAAGTTGGACGAAAACTTTCtgtttaaaaatttgtttatctaccattcattttttgttttaatttcactGTATCGGTAGAAAATTCCATTCATAACTTCATTCTCCTTCTTAATACCAACCGTAATTCTCCCACCAAGCTTCAAAGATAAGACCGTGCATTCCATAGTTCTGCTAGTAACAGGGACCGTGCAGCAAGTTTTCgagtgggggggggggctaaAGAAGAATGCCTGaaggaattaatttttttgggcGGGGGAGGGTGCATGCTTGTGGATTTCTATTCAGTTTCTCTAAAGTGACAGAGAATGCTATTATAAAGATAAAACTATTGAAAAAAGTAGCAAAAATTATGCAGAGTTTACTCACCAGATAAAGAaggttttccattttgtttggAAACGTAATCAGAAATTTCAAGAGATCTCTTCTTTACATTACTAGTGGTATGTGAAGTCTCGTCGTTCGTATTTATGTGGCCGTGTACCATGTGCACTTCTTTGTTCGTAATAACCGCCGGATTGAATGTTCCTTGATGACCAGAGCTATATACACAATTCTGCGGTTTAAGTACTTTCGATGACATGTTTTTATAAACAGACCGCGTTCAACAAAACTTGCAATTGGAATGCTCGACGAACCGTGAAGCCTGACATCAAAAGACGGACTTCGCGCTGATCGAGCTAAAATCAGGACATAGGCTTGAATCAATCCCTTGATAGATTAAAATGTAATGGAGTTGGGCCTCTGAGAAGCCTGGCTTAAGTTCGTCTTGAAGCATTGGTAAGTGCTAACTATATATAGCGACGTATAGGTTGTGACACTTCTAAATCATTGTTTTGCGCTAGCCATGCTCCAACCAACCAGCCCTAGATTAACATGCCAAAAATTAGTGACTCAAGTACCCCTATTTCTAGGTAAAGTATGAGCTTCAGTGAATAATGATGAGGGGGTAAGTTTCCACAGAAACTGTGATGTTGTAATTGTGGGGAAGTGAAGCATGGAATTTTAGAATtattgtttgataccaaactttaaagaaaataataagtTTGGTGTCATTAACACATGACAGAgggtcagaaaaaaatattttttatatcTTCAAAGGATGGCCTTGTTCTGAATTAAAGATATTTAGGTTTTAGCAAGATCCAATATTGCATACTTGAATTGCATACTTGAAAGTTCATGCAGCACTGGTTAAACTGGGGTCAAAAAGAGTATATGTTTCAGTATCTGTTAAGCACAATTGTACTCGATTTTATGGGATTTCCTTTTCACAAGAAGGATAAGTTTGATGTTGTAAAAGTAACAATAGAAGAGGGTTGAAAAAGAGAGCTATTGGAAGAGCGGTTATCAGTGTTATTTCCAATTCCAAGCTTCAAACCACTGTTAAATAGACATTTTGGAGTCAagtggcacgagtaaatttcgTCATTGGTGTTAGGTTTTTAGCTGACCCTACGCAGATTTTTCTACCCATGAATATGGTAGCAACTTCTGTCCTagggaaactgcgcatgcgcaaacagaataccaagacaacagtacctctggacgtggtgccagagcgtcgtaccaaacgatgctccccgagatttcggcccggaggtcgcttttgtgagttaaggttcagataccagtcgtcaccgacaggcattgagggagagataagtcggcctagatcatatgtgacagatccctagACCATAGatccctagaccatatgtgacagatccctttcatccactcaactcaaTTCATATCTAGTAAcaatttctaaatatataGCACAGTTTTCTAGAAGTCTCCTTCATGTGGTACAAGCAAGTGAGTTTCTATATCCACAATTGCGCGTGCGCTCTAGCGGAAACACTGATTCtaaggttcagagccattattCAACTCATGTGTTCCATACGGTACATCTTAGCCCATAATGGATaacatttacgcatgcgtattTGCCATTAACTCGTGTCGTcttattgaaatttcatttgttaaaagactaaaaaataacagtgcctcgtaaatttttgaacatttttacaCTATCAATGGTAAAGCTCAACTGACACAGAAATCAAATGGTCATAGCTTCCAGTATGCATCCAGTTCTTGGAGAACTCAGGACTCTATTTCTTGAAGAAGTCACCAGATctagtaaaataatttgggCTTCCGTCAAAATCATTTGGGTCACTAATAGCCGCGGTAAAGCGCCGCCCGCCATTACCAGTGAAATTCGTATCCCTTTCAAAGTAGTTGAGATCCAAGCCAGTCGAATAAtcttattttcttcctttgacTCCTGCTTTGACCTTTGACCTCTCATAGAGATGCCGACGCAAAGTTAAAGGACGAGCAAACGTCATTAGCTCCGTTTGATGATCACGTGGCAGCCGCCCATGGAAGCCATGTTTTCAGTTACGCATCGATACCGTCACAGttgtaaaggaaatttcacaaatttctgttgtaaacaaatacagcaAAGTACCTGACTCGGGCGAAGCGAGAGAATCAAAGACAAATCATGAATTTCCTGacaaaatagttttcttttttgagggggggggggtgggtgggAAGGAGAGGGTTGTTTTGCCCATTAAAGCACTTATTGGCTCGATTTTGCAATATTGATCTTGTTGCATTATCTAATCTGACTATTGCAGTCAAATTTCtgagggaaagaaaaagaagaattaattttaatacaaGATTTTCCATCTGGCTTCCAGGAGCACCGACTCGGAGAGGTTTCTGTCCAAGATGGCAGATGCGTGAATAGGGTGTCAGGGtaaatgttttcattaattCACAGGACATAGATTGGACACTTTGGCTCGCATGGCGTTGTGGGACACCGGACTGGACTACTTACACGGAACAGGGCACGGGATTGgttcatttttaaattattcgctctgacgaagggctaacgctcgaaacgtcagctttccaaatctttcacggtggtaatttcacctttatcaactcgtttgataaaaccaaatttttgttttgatctctcccaccgacgcagcaccacagtttctttagaaactagaaatttaaatgtttttagGTTCTTGACAGTTATTGAAAGATTTTTACTTTTATCATAAGGCCGTGTTAAACACACGGTCAAAAGTTATGAATGCAGTCAAGGTGTTTGTTTAGGTGATACAGCATGCTCAAGAGAgcacaaatcatttaaaaatattcCACGAATTTGCTTAGACTATCCGGGATGGATTTCTTGTACGGTAGACTGTTTAACTTACCAACAAGATTAATCAGAAAATTCGTTCAAGAATTcgaatttttttggaaatcaTGCTCTAGTTTTGATTCAACCGCAAAGATTTAGACGTCGTCTGCATTATGTACTCCACTAAATGACTAATAAAGGAGAAAGAGTTTCAAACTGAATCCATCCATCTTATCTTACTGGTGCGTCATCTTTTTTCTGTCTCtggttttttgcttttttttttttgggttttCACGCCATAAAGCGAACTgaatacaaaaattatttcacctAAAACTGACTCGTGCAGACGACGAAATAATAACGGAAGTTCTCCTCTACAGTAGAAATTTAGGATAAAAAACAGAGGATGTTATAAAATAGCGAAAACTGCATATAGTGTGAAAACAGTTGTTCGAGAGTTAATTAAAGTGCGGACTAACCCGCGATAAAACAGTAAacaagatttcaaattttcctacCAAAAAGTATGGCGTTACCATTAAAATTtcatgctgaaaaaaaaagaaaagaaaagtccaaaatacaactgaaattaaaaaatctcTCGAAAAATCTAGCTGGtaaagaaattacaattaaaaggtttcactaatccaggatAAGATTTTAAATGACGTTTTGGTTAACATAtatattttacaaaataatacaGCCTACCTAAAGACAGAATTGGTCAATCTTAAAAGCAAGCGCGATCCGGAAACGACTGAATACAATCTCTGACAGCAGTGGTTTCAAGACAATATGCACAGTCTTGAGAAGAATATAGTTCATATTAAACATGTAAGCACCGAGCCACTGCTTTCTCAGATTCTTTCCCTATCTAAATTGATACAGTTTATGCTGGATCTCGACTCTAAAACGTTTCTGCATCTCTCCAGACACTTAGTATAAGCCAGATGTTAACTCTGCTCCTCGAATTGCCGCCACAAGTGTATCAAGCCCGTTCCCTTCCAGTTCATTTGGTCGATCTAACTTCTCGGGGTCCTTCACGCCAAGACAGTAAGCTTCAGGCCAATCTGAAGGGGGAAGATTTCCAAAACAGACAGGGAAAATCTTACAGTGTAGCTTTCCATTTTCATCAAGGAATCCCTCACGCGAAAGACCATCCCCACCCAAGCACAAGAGAACGACACAATTAGGATTCATCACCCATTGAACTGTTCGATTTTTCACGTTTCGCATTTCGTTTGCCGACAAATCCATgacgttttcattttcaaccgCCACGCATCCAGGAGGCTTGGCCTGGTTTAGTGCATCGCAGAAAAATTCGACGATTTCACTTGCATTCTTCCAAGAAATTTTGTATAAAAGCAGCACACTTTTTGCGTTATCCAGTGTTTTTCCTCGTGAACTGGTAATTACAGGTTTGGTGTTTGCCTTGGCAGATTTTGTCTTCGAAGCTTCTTTCCCCATtgatgaaactgaaaaaaattaccaatgacgaaattatttcatttttcggTGACAAAAAGTAAGCGGATGCCGCGGTTTTGGTaccgattttaaaaattgaaatcttgCGTTTTGACTTTCTAACTTTAAGACGCCGTTCTAGTTGTTTTAACTGATAGATGAAAGTGATTTATTAATGAGAATTTCATATCTACCTGCCACGTGAAGTAACAATATATTAGCATATTTAAAGACTTTCTGGTAAGTTGATATGCTTCCCTTGTCTCCTGACAAGCGAGTTCACAGAcctcaaaaatttaaaataacctTGACAAATATCAAgactttttaaagatttttaaaatgaagtttCTCCTCTGATTTTTGGTTGTAGTTCGTTAAATCAAGCTAATCAGCTGCCGTTGAAAGTCTCGTTAAACTAGATTtgaattttataaatttaAATCCGAacggagaaagaaaaagcctttACGAACGAGACTTCAAGAAACATTTCAGACCAATGTGATTGCCGGTGATGATCATGATATTCGGTCACCAAGTTAGTTAGACGACGTAAAAAGCGAAATGAAACTTCAGTCGGGGTAAAATCACGAGTGGTGAAGTTGAACAGCTGTGGTGTTTGAAATATCAAACACCTGGTGATCACCTCCGGATAAGATTGGATGCTAATTTTGCGACCTCTAATTGAttggttttttgtttgcttttttctacAAAAATTGTCTAACGACGACTAACAcgttgtttttacttttaagcCTGGTTCTCTTATTCTGCCGATCGGCCTGGGACAACGCTGCGGCATATGTGAACATTTATCGCCGACACATAATCTGTCCCAGGCATTGACCGCCGGCTTGCCTGCGAAGTTGAGCTGAGTTCAACTTCGCAGGCAAACCGGCGATTGTCGGcgttgaaaataatttatgtgaaCATCATCTGAGGAATCTGCGACGGTATCTATGACGTAACAACTCAATTTTTCCCACAATTActgactttcaaaatggcggaggAAAGTGTCGCACGCGAGGATGTCGCAAGTCTGCGAACAAAGTATGATACTGGCCGTGATTTGTTCGCTCTTGAAGCATTGGCCGCACCCAGTACTTTCTTCGGGTTCTCATCTTCTccaatttcttctttcttcttacATAACTCATGACAAGGACGAGAGCAAGCGAAAACTGGCACTCCACTGACTCCAGCAGGACGATTCGATCCATATTACTAATCAGGCGCGTAGCGTGGTCATTTTTTCAAGTACGCACAAGTACATATGATCTAGAAACCTAAGAAAACTGAGCGAAAAATACTGCGTTCTTTATTTCTTGTCGAAATAGTTGTGTGAATAAAAGCAAAGAACAAAACGTCTTGCCCTTATTTTGAGCAAACTTGGCGCAAGCaaaacattgttttggttGTGCTAGCGTGACTGGAAATGTCAAGAACGTTCTCGGAACGTTGCTCCTTTGTCAAGAATGTTCTTGGAACGTCGTTAGAACATGGTAtagcttttgttttagtttttagaATTTAATCAAAGTGGTGCTTCCATTACGAAATCTTGGTTGCGTACAagtaaaatgttaaaaatagaaacaattgctaagaatttcaaaattttctggtcACTTCAAGTAAGCTCGTGCGTATATGCATATAGGACGCTACGCGCCTGCTAATTAAACTATTGAAAATTACATCAATTCGATTGGCATTTCGCGCCAATTTGAGTACGCCGGCGATCCATCGCAGATGCGTTGGCGACACCCTGAACAGGTCGCCGAACATTGTCAGTTGCAAACGGCATTTCGAGTATGAGTATAGAGCGaactttcagttttttttttccgtacTTGAACCTGCGCTCTGATCTGGTATGAAATTACATCGTCAAAGTGGCTTCTCCTTCGTGGGTAAAAATGTTAAACTTTTTTACATGCGTCAACTAAGCtttaaagaatgaaaaggACCCAGTCCCATTCGCCTTACACGATGATCGCGTGCCATTACACGATGATCGCGTGCCATATTCCATATCGTATGCGAACTATGGGTCAACGCATGCGCACACCGCATTCATCACTCGCGGCCTCTCCGCTAGCCAAACCATTTCTTgcataaaagcaaaaactttGCGTAACTGGATACCGAAATAAAATTCGGTTCCttgtgctgttttgttttgcaaaggcAAGCTGTAAAATGTTGCAaaggttttaatttttttttgtccatttGTGTTACTTACAGTTCAGATAGAGACACTCTGGCACATTACGTCACTTAGTTGGTGTATTACCGCATAAAACCAATTGCCTCGAGGGCAAATATGTTCGCATCACGTCACAAACAAGCATGAAAAAAATCCATCAAATTTAATTTCGTATGAGATGCTTTTACTAGACCGAGTGAGTTTGGAAGAGGGTATATCACTCATAAGATACCTTTCAGATGAAAAGCGCCAATGGGACAAGTCTCAACATAACTGTGCGTGCTAAAGAGTTAGAATCAATCATAAGACCAATATCTCATCCAGTATGACGAAAAGTGAAAGTTTCTATTTGATAGACTTATTGTAATTAAAGCTTTTTCCTTCTCCTGTTTCGCATCTTTATCAAGGGCACCTCGCAAGTTCCGTCGAAAAAAGCGCGAAAAATCGACATCTGAATGTCTAATGAAAGATAGAGCACGGTAATAGTGgtaattttgaataaatattCAGTATTAAATAGCTTCTAAATTGTCCTCACCTTAAATTCGTCCTCAACTATCTATCTTTCAAGGCCTCGTCCTTTTCAAGAGATACAAATTCCTTAGTACAAAGAAATGAACAGACAAGCTTAATTATATTAAGCCAAACTAAGTTAAAGCCTGTAAAATCTACGAACTATTGTGCTCTTCAAAAAAATGACACTAATCTCAAACTTGCGCGTAACGTCATCACCTAAAGAGCATGAGCCTGCAGTGGTAAGAGAGCTCAAAGCGGTTCCAGCCAATAATCGTTCCAGTAAACTTTCGAGTGGTCTTGTTTCAAAATCATGCATACTGTTTGCTTTTGCACTCCAGGTTCAACAAATGATATAATCCCTCAGCTtttagtatatatatataaaaaaaacttttatttacaataaatttcgttaattttatttcaggaaAGCCAGATCTGGGTCTTTCTTTTGTAGACCATCGCATGGGCGTGGTCCCTGAGTAAACAGCATCATCGTTTTATAAATCTACGATGTTTTCTACGCATTTTAAATATTAAGTACGATCTTAAAGCCGAATTAACCCTGGTGCTATTTAGTTCAGTTACCtgctttgaaaaaagaaaaagaagcaaaaggCAGACTCGTTTCCAGGCTCCCCCTTCTTCTAGTTTGCATGTCTTAAAAAGCCTAAGTTAATTGAAAGCGAAGCTACATTCTCTTTCCCAGAGCCCACGATTTGGTTATTCAGCAATTCTCAATGTGCGCAGTAAAGAAAGACATTAAAGAATAAAGCAATtactttttaaagaaactgcgAACTATCGTCAGAGTTGGGTTGCGTAACAGATGTAAAAGCTGACGCCAAAGCAACTGTAAAGTGAGTAGTTTGGTGCGAATTTCCGAGGTTGCCGGAGAGAAGAATACAGTTGAACCCCCATAACTCGAACCCTCG is a window from the Acropora palmata chromosome 14, jaAcrPala1.3, whole genome shotgun sequence genome containing:
- the LOC141865952 gene encoding uncharacterized protein LOC141865952, which encodes MGKEASKTKSAKANTKPVITSSRGKTLDNAKSVLLLYKISWKNASEIVEFFCDALNQAKPPGCVAVENENVMDLSANEMRNVKNRTVQWVMNPNCVVLLCLGGDGLSREGFLDENGKLHCKIFPVCFGNLPPSDWPEAYCLGVKDPEKLDRPNELEGNGLDTLVAAIRGAELTSGLY